A genome region from Natranaeroarchaeum sulfidigenes includes the following:
- a CDS encoding metal ABC transporter permease: MNPLRRLDLNRRDVQSGLVVGGLVSIYLFVAVLFPTLFDLFWSGSGLWSGACGVGTALGTGMLCNPFLQRGLTTGVFIGIAGPLIGVYLVNRQMALIGEALAHTAFAGVAIGLVIGSTIEWLNYPLVVALIVAAIAALGLQYLASHTDAYGDVPIAILLVGSFALGIAIISRGYGFGATINSYLFGNILTVQFHNVQLMAAISLAVIGVVTVTHKQLLYITFDREAATLSRINVDFFDTLLIVLTALVVVAAIQILGAILVAAMLVVPVAAAMQLTDSFTRLMWLSVLIGEIAVLGGVALSYQWNIATGAMIVLVAIAIYLLALFR; encoded by the coding sequence ATGAATCCGCTTCGTCGCCTCGATCTGAACCGACGGGACGTGCAGTCAGGGCTAGTCGTAGGCGGGCTTGTCTCGATCTACCTGTTCGTCGCGGTACTGTTCCCGACGCTGTTCGATCTGTTCTGGTCAGGGAGCGGGCTCTGGTCGGGTGCTTGCGGCGTCGGTACTGCCCTGGGTACCGGAATGCTCTGTAACCCGTTCCTCCAGCGTGGGCTGACAACCGGCGTCTTCATCGGCATCGCCGGGCCGCTCATCGGCGTCTATCTCGTCAACAGACAGATGGCACTGATCGGCGAGGCACTTGCCCACACTGCCTTCGCCGGGGTCGCTATCGGCCTCGTGATCGGCAGCACCATTGAATGGCTGAACTATCCACTCGTAGTTGCGCTGATCGTCGCCGCCATCGCCGCACTCGGACTGCAGTATCTCGCAAGCCACACCGATGCCTACGGCGACGTGCCGATTGCCATCCTGCTCGTCGGTAGTTTCGCCCTCGGTATCGCCATCATCTCGCGAGGCTACGGCTTCGGCGCGACTATCAACAGCTATCTCTTCGGCAACATCCTCACGGTGCAGTTCCACAACGTCCAGTTGATGGCTGCAATTTCGCTGGCGGTGATCGGTGTCGTCACCGTCACTCACAAACAGCTCCTATACATTACGTTCGACCGTGAAGCCGCTACACTTTCGCGGATCAACGTTGATTTCTTCGATACGCTCCTGATCGTGCTCACCGCACTGGTCGTCGTCGCCGCGATTCAGATTCTCGGCGCGATCCTCGTCGCCGCAATGCTCGTCGTGCCCGTGGCTGCGGCGATGCAACTGACTGACTCCTTTACGCGATTGATGTGGCTCTCAGTGCTAATCGGCGAGATCGCAGTGCTCGGCGGTGTGGCACTTTCCTACCAGTGGAACATCGCGACCGGCGCGATGATCGTTCTCGTCGCTATCGCGATCTACCTGCTCGCACTGTTCCGATAG
- a CDS encoding heavy-metal-associated domain-containing protein, producing MTRHEFTVEGMSCGGCEQNVADALTELDDVESVEADHEGNRVTVSLAEDVPEGNLTAAIEAAGYDVVS from the coding sequence ATGACACGACACGAGTTCACTGTCGAGGGAATGTCCTGTGGGGGCTGCGAGCAGAACGTTGCGGACGCGCTAACGGAACTTGACGATGTCGAAAGCGTCGAAGCGGATCACGAGGGCAACCGTGTCACCGTCTCGCTCGCCGAAGACGTCCCCGAAGGAAACCTGACTGCGGCGATCGAAGCGGCGGGCTACGACGTCGTCAGCTGA
- a CDS encoding metal ABC transporter substrate-binding protein: MAGLGVAGCLEADEQPGNTELSAVAGSFFMLYDLSRNVAGDQLRIEDLVPAGAHGDDWEPNPGIIEDVAESDAFVYIDGFRSWSDNVAGALPQDYPDVTVIDAADGIDHIEGEQGRDIDPHFWMDPTLAQEAVENIHDGFAEADPDNADAYEENAAAFIERLDDVHEQYEAVMDRRERDRIVVGSHNSFEYWRERYDIEVHSPVGISPDGEPTPQEMEEITGIIEDHDLNYVLYDKYEPDDYAVSIAEQTGAETLPLSPIEATTEEQLADGMGYVEHMLDINLATLERALEVPEE, from the coding sequence GTGGCTGGACTCGGAGTTGCTGGCTGTCTCGAAGCGGACGAGCAGCCGGGCAATACCGAGCTTTCGGCAGTCGCGGGCTCGTTTTTCATGCTGTACGATCTTTCACGCAACGTGGCCGGAGACCAGCTGCGGATCGAAGATCTGGTACCGGCAGGAGCACACGGCGACGACTGGGAACCAAACCCCGGTATTATCGAGGATGTCGCCGAGTCCGATGCCTTCGTCTATATCGACGGGTTTCGGAGCTGGTCGGACAACGTGGCCGGGGCCCTGCCCCAGGACTACCCCGACGTAACGGTTATCGACGCCGCCGACGGGATCGACCACATCGAAGGCGAACAGGGTCGCGATATCGACCCGCACTTCTGGATGGATCCGACCCTTGCACAGGAAGCCGTCGAGAACATCCACGATGGCTTCGCCGAGGCAGATCCCGATAACGCCGATGCCTACGAGGAGAACGCCGCGGCGTTCATCGAGCGACTCGACGACGTTCACGAACAGTACGAGGCTGTGATGGATCGGCGGGAGCGCGATCGTATCGTCGTCGGCAGTCACAACTCCTTCGAGTACTGGCGCGAACGGTACGACATCGAGGTCCACTCGCCTGTCGGGATCTCGCCGGACGGGGAGCCGACGCCCCAGGAGATGGAGGAGATTACCGGCATCATCGAGGACCACGACCTGAACTACGTGCTCTACGACAAGTACGAACCGGACGACTACGCGGTGAGCATCGCCGAGCAGACGGGCGCCGAGACGCTTCCGCTCTCGCCCATCGAGGCGACCACCGAAGAGCAACTGGCGGATGGGATGGGATATGTCGAACACATGCTCGATATCAACCTTGCGACCCTCGAACGCGCACTGGAAGTACCGGAGGAGTAA
- a CDS encoding metal ABC transporter ATP-binding protein: protein MRPVIDAENVSFAYDDQLVVENISLNVQEGEFLGLVGPNGSGKTTLLKLMLGSLSPDTGTVRLFDQPVDEFEDGKRLGYVSQASTEVANSMPVTVREVVRMGRYPHVGLNALSDEDEALVEEALEQVGITDLADRRIGRLSGGQQQRAYIARAIAAEADLLALDEPTVGVDAESREAFYDLLDDLNDQGITILLIEHDIGVVAEHVDRVVCINRELYYDGDVDAFLNSDALLETFGTAGKAVTALS from the coding sequence ATGAGACCGGTTATTGACGCCGAAAACGTCTCGTTCGCCTACGACGACCAGCTCGTCGTCGAGAACATCTCGTTGAACGTACAGGAAGGCGAGTTCCTCGGACTTGTCGGACCGAACGGGAGCGGCAAGACAACGCTGCTGAAACTCATGCTCGGTTCGCTCTCGCCCGACACCGGAACCGTCCGGCTGTTCGACCAGCCGGTCGACGAGTTTGAGGACGGTAAACGACTCGGCTACGTCTCGCAAGCCTCCACCGAGGTTGCAAACTCTATGCCGGTAACGGTCCGTGAGGTCGTCCGAATGGGTCGGTATCCACACGTCGGTCTGAACGCCCTGTCCGACGAGGACGAGGCGCTCGTCGAGGAGGCACTCGAACAGGTGGGGATCACGGACCTCGCGGATCGCCGTATCGGTCGCCTTTCGGGCGGACAGCAACAGCGCGCATATATTGCACGGGCGATCGCCGCCGAAGCGGATCTGCTCGCTCTCGACGAACCGACAGTCGGCGTCGACGCCGAATCCCGCGAGGCGTTCTACGATCTACTCGACGATCTCAACGACCAGGGGATCACGATCCTGCTGATCGAACACGATATCGGCGTGGTTGCCGAACACGTCGACCGGGTCGTCTGTATCAACCGTGAGCTCTACTACGACGGCGATGTCGATGCCTTCCTCAACAGTGATGCACTGCTCGAAACGTTCGGCACCGCCGGGAAAGCCGTCACTGCCCTCTCATGA
- a CDS encoding rhomboid family intramembrane serine protease yields the protein MPVSPTQVVLAATLALALSFVWYYEGRGRWRTRLEDRFVYGVPWGTLVTVTIVVAFYLLAQAGARQWDDPLTFPYITWSYLYPTGILTSGIAHSGPQHLVSNMAGTLAVAPIVEYAWSHYPPRRGRTGGGQDSDGLLTRPLFRAVVVFPLALLSVAFVTAVFSLGPGLGFSGAVFALFGFALITHPLSTVVAVVVSSALGTLYSALSEPVVREAVEVGPPAPPGWAGIAFQAHLFGFLLGVLLAIALLHYRGRRPSTERVFLAMIVVGMAQSLWLVAWSGGEDVYVLYRGAGVTFVLLLTMLVTIAVTGSERPLLNRRPLAALPRAPSRRQLAVVWLGLLVLLASLSIAGAVVADEFVGVAIAATLVLGGLLAIPAVPPLVPDRWFAGPVSRRQAAIVCLAVLTLLVALPSIPISLTTVGDDAVPGDGGVEIEDYTVTYEQDAASGQVPVIDLGEEDVLAGEQTGVIVVSDERELWTVGVREEVLEFEGSDTVVVGGLGWHETVHAERSGWIVAGNDTAYAVDLTHDGETTRSFTSEPVRADVRVDGRTVDVVPADDGFQVRLIEDGESAGEAPIPEPDESTTIDGVQFATEDDDGTVRVVAEADGTRIPVAEQEEYS from the coding sequence ATGCCCGTCTCGCCCACGCAGGTAGTCCTCGCTGCGACGCTGGCGCTCGCCCTCAGTTTCGTCTGGTACTACGAGGGGCGTGGTCGCTGGCGCACTCGGCTGGAGGATCGGTTCGTGTACGGCGTTCCCTGGGGGACGCTTGTCACCGTCACGATCGTCGTTGCGTTTTACCTGCTGGCGCAGGCCGGCGCACGCCAGTGGGACGACCCGCTGACGTTTCCCTATATCACCTGGTCGTACCTGTATCCCACCGGGATACTCACCTCTGGGATCGCACACAGTGGCCCCCAGCATCTGGTCTCGAACATGGCCGGGACGCTCGCGGTCGCGCCGATCGTGGAGTACGCATGGAGCCATTACCCCCCGCGGCGCGGTCGGACCGGCGGCGGTCAGGACAGCGACGGGCTGCTCACCAGACCACTCTTTCGCGCAGTCGTGGTCTTTCCGCTCGCGTTGCTGTCCGTCGCCTTCGTCACGGCAGTGTTCTCGCTGGGCCCGGGGCTGGGCTTTTCGGGAGCCGTCTTCGCGCTGTTCGGCTTTGCACTCATCACTCATCCCCTGTCCACAGTGGTCGCCGTCGTCGTGAGCTCCGCACTGGGAACGCTGTACAGCGCGCTGAGTGAGCCGGTGGTCCGCGAGGCCGTCGAGGTCGGACCCCCCGCGCCGCCGGGGTGGGCCGGGATCGCGTTTCAGGCCCACCTCTTCGGCTTCCTGCTCGGCGTCCTGCTGGCGATCGCGCTGTTGCACTACCGCGGTCGGCGACCGTCCACCGAGCGGGTCTTCCTTGCGATGATTGTCGTCGGGATGGCGCAGTCGCTCTGGCTGGTCGCCTGGTCAGGTGGGGAGGACGTCTACGTCCTCTATCGCGGTGCTGGCGTCACGTTCGTCCTCCTGTTGACGATGCTCGTCACGATCGCTGTCACGGGAAGCGAGCGACCGCTGTTGAATCGGCGGCCGCTGGCTGCCCTCCCCAGAGCGCCGTCGCGCCGCCAGCTTGCTGTGGTATGGCTCGGGCTGCTCGTGCTGCTTGCGAGTCTCAGTATCGCGGGGGCGGTCGTCGCCGACGAGTTCGTCGGTGTTGCGATCGCGGCCACGCTCGTGCTCGGTGGGCTACTGGCGATCCCAGCAGTTCCGCCCCTGGTACCGGACCGGTGGTTTGCGGGCCCGGTCTCGCGTCGACAGGCTGCGATCGTCTGCCTTGCAGTACTGACCCTGCTCGTCGCGCTCCCCAGCATCCCGATCAGCCTCACGACGGTCGGCGACGACGCCGTTCCGGGTGACGGTGGCGTCGAGATCGAGGACTACACCGTCACCTACGAACAGGATGCGGCCAGCGGCCAGGTGCCGGTGATCGATCTCGGCGAGGAAGACGTGCTGGCTGGCGAGCAGACCGGTGTGATCGTCGTCAGCGACGAGCGCGAACTATGGACCGTCGGCGTCCGCGAGGAGGTGCTGGAGTTCGAGGGGAGCGATACTGTTGTCGTCGGTGGGCTGGGCTGGCACGAGACCGTCCACGCCGAGCGAAGTGGCTGGATTGTTGCTGGCAACGACACCGCGTACGCGGTCGATCTTACCCACGACGGCGAGACCACGCGATCGTTCACCTCCGAGCCGGTTCGGGCAGACGTCCGGGTCGACGGGCGAACCGTCGACGTCGTACCGGCCGATGACGGGTTCCAGGTTCGACTCATCGAGGACGGGGAATCGGCTGGTGAGGCCCCGATTCCGGAGCCCGACGAGTCGACGACGATAGACGGCGTCCAGTTCGCCACCGAAGACGACGACGGCACAGTCCGGGTTGTCGCTGAAGCCGACGGAACCCGGATTCCGGTTGCCGAACAGGAGGAGTACTCCTGA
- a CDS encoding MTH1187 family thiamine-binding protein, producing the protein MTVVGYLSVAPVIEDSMASEVAKAVDALEEFDVEYETNPMGTVIETEEIGELFAAAQAAHEAVDGDRVSTVLKIDHKRTAETTAADKVTSVEEHLGRDASSAQ; encoded by the coding sequence ATGACAGTGGTAGGCTACCTGTCGGTCGCACCGGTGATCGAGGACAGCATGGCAAGCGAAGTCGCGAAAGCAGTCGACGCTCTGGAGGAGTTCGACGTCGAGTACGAGACCAACCCGATGGGCACCGTGATCGAGACCGAGGAGATCGGCGAGCTATTCGCTGCCGCACAGGCCGCCCACGAGGCGGTCGACGGCGATCGCGTGAGCACGGTGCTGAAGATCGACCACAAACGGACCGCAGAGACGACCGCCGCGGACAAGGTTACCTCCGTCGAGGAGCATCTCGGCCGGGACGCCAGTAGCGCGCAGTAA
- a CDS encoding SAM-dependent methyltransferase, which produces MGERDSDAVSGVYDELQDSHERMWDEQGHRGLHYGYHDDDHDDPASAVENTTRVLATLAEIGPDDRVLDLGCGAGAASIWIAAERGAEVVGIDVNDGLLEAAREYARDSDVMDSVMFRTDDFYELSTVENESIDVVWGLEAFCHSRADDTVLEQIHRVLAPGGRLVVGDLFQRSRNLDDREANRLGRVDDGFGVDVTRIDVFEAALADTGFENVSIRDVTEAVRPSVRRRGITGFVNYPIQRLRGLFGGGDDRELALYRASYDIYKLIGGGALGYYIVTADHYHEED; this is translated from the coding sequence ATGGGAGAGCGCGATAGCGACGCCGTCTCGGGAGTGTACGACGAACTACAGGACTCCCACGAGCGGATGTGGGACGAGCAGGGCCATCGGGGCCTCCACTACGGCTACCACGACGACGACCACGACGACCCTGCGAGCGCAGTGGAAAACACGACCCGCGTCCTCGCCACGCTCGCGGAGATCGGTCCCGACGATCGTGTGCTAGATCTGGGGTGCGGTGCGGGCGCGGCGTCGATCTGGATTGCGGCCGAGCGTGGGGCCGAGGTCGTCGGGATCGACGTCAACGATGGACTGCTAGAGGCCGCACGGGAGTATGCTCGCGACAGTGATGTTATGGATTCGGTGATGTTCCGGACGGACGACTTTTACGAGCTATCAACCGTCGAGAACGAATCAATCGATGTCGTCTGGGGGCTCGAAGCGTTCTGTCATTCACGAGCGGACGACACGGTGCTTGAACAGATTCATCGGGTACTTGCTCCCGGCGGTCGGCTCGTGGTTGGCGACCTGTTTCAGCGCTCTCGCAATCTCGACGACAGGGAAGCGAATCGTCTCGGGCGTGTCGATGACGGCTTTGGCGTGGATGTGACGCGGATCGACGTATTCGAGGCTGCTCTCGCCGACACAGGATTCGAGAACGTCTCGATCCGGGATGTCACCGAGGCTGTCCGACCGTCAGTCCGCAGACGGGGTATCACCGGCTTCGTAAACTATCCCATCCAGCGCCTTCGGGGGCTGTTTGGTGGTGGGGATGATCGGGAGCTGGCTCTCTATCGGGCGTCGTACGACATCTACAAACTGATCGGGGGCGGCGCGCTGGGATATTATATCGTGACTGCCGATCACTACCATGAGGAGGATTGA